The genomic DNA GAACGGCTTCGGAGCGATGCGGCGGTCGGAACAGGGCGGTCTGGCGGAGCGTGTGGGCGAGGCCGAGCGCGGTTCCCTGCCGGCTGTTGTAGCGCTCGGCGAAATCCGACACCGAGAACGTCTCCTCGACGACGATC from Halococcus saccharolyticus DSM 5350 includes the following:
- a CDS encoding phytoene desaturase family protein is translated as IVVEETFSVSDFAERYNSRQGTALGLAHTLRQTALFRPPHRSEAVPDLYFTGSYTTPGIGVPMCLISGEHAANAVIDDHR